Part of the Chthoniobacterales bacterium genome is shown below.
AGGCAGATGTCTTTCTCGCGAAGGCGTTTGATCTTGTGCTCGCGCAGGGAAAAAATCGCCGTTTCCATCCCCGAGAAAAACGCCGACGCGCCGACCAGCATCGCGACCACGACGAAGAGCCAGGTCGTCACGGCTGGGGCTGCGCTCTTCCAGGCATTCGATCTTGTATTCTTTTCGCGGGCCGCGTTATTGCGTGATTCAATGAGTGCACTGGTTTCCGAATGAAAAAACGTGATCGAATATCCGAGTTTGTAAAGGAATTAGCTGCACCTAGCGAATCAGGCGATGCCCTGTTCGACCCGCGCTACCTCGGATACTTCACCTGTTTCAACCGCGGTGAATACTATGAAGCCCACGATGTGCTGGAGGATCTCTGGCTGCAAACGAACGGGGCGGACTACGCTTTTTACAAGGGCCTCATCCAGATTGCGGGCGCATTTGTCCATTTGCGGAAGCAATACGAGCGCCCGCTCCACCATAAGGATGGAACTCGCATGAGACCGGCAACGCGGCTTTTCGATCTCGGAATGGCCAATATCGGGCCGTTTCAGCCGTTGCATCATCAGCTTGATGTCGCGGCGCTGATTCGCTTTTGTGCAAAAACTCGCGACCACATTCGCGAATCCGACTTCCAATCCAATCCCTGGAACCCTGGTTTTCTCCCACAACTCCGTCTCGAACCCACCTAAATGCGGCATTTCACCGCAAAATCAACGTCGAAGCCGGTTCGCGGCACGCTTCATGCATTTCAAAGTCTAAATTCCAGTCCCATGCTTATGAAACGCTCCTTCCTGCCCGCCCTCCTCAGCCTCGCCACGCTCTCCCTCATCGGATGCGCCAACGTCGAAGTCACCAAAACCTACGTCGCCTCCGGCGCGCATCACCCCTCCAGCATTTACATCCGGCCCTTTAACGTCGCCGGAGCCACCTTCGTCGGCGACCACGGCCCCCTTGGCGAACGCCCCATCCGCCAGGCCCTCGCCCCCGCCGAACTCGGCATCGCGCTCAAGGAGCAACTCAGCAAAATCGCCCCCACCATGGTCATTGATAACAACGACATCCCCGAGGAAGGCTGGATCGTCGATGGCAACATCGATGTCGTCGATGGCGGCAACCAGGCGCTGCGCTTCTTCTTTGGCCGTCTCGGAGCCGGTCGCACCACCGCGATCGTCCATGTCCGCGTGACTCGCGCCGGTGAAGAAGGCGGCGAAAGCGATGGCAAAGGCGGCGCTCCCGAAGGCGTGCTCTATGCCTTTGACGTGAAATCCAGCAGCAAGGCCGCCGGCCCCACGGGCTCGGTTTACAACTCCGGCATGGGTTCCTCCGAAATGTTCGACTACCGCAACATCGCCGAGGAAGTGGGCAAGGTCCTCACCCCCGATCCCTACAAATACGGCGTCCGTGACGGCGGCGCGGATCGGTAAACAAAATTTGGTAGTGGTTGGGGCCGGGGCATCCATCAGGGGTGCCCCGGCTTTTTTTCATTTGAGTTAGATTCCATTCAGAAAACTCTTGGAATCTGCCGCTGGATTCGCTATTTCACTCAACTTCATGGACGAATTCATGCGCGCTGCCATCGATGATGCGAAAAAAGGTCTCGCCGAGGGCGGCATTCCCATTGGCTCGGCGATTGCCCGCGATGGACAGCTTCTGGCCACGGGCCACAACAAGCGCGTGCAGGACGGCGACCCCATTACCCATGCGGAGATCGATTGTCTGCGCAACGCCGGGCGCATCGGCCACTATCGGGGGACGACCTTATATTCCACGCTCATGCCCTGCTACTTGTGCTCGGGCGCGGTGGTGCAGTTTGGAATCAAGAAGGTCATCGTGGGCGAAAGCCGCACATTTCCCGGTGGGCCGGAGTTTATGCGCGCCCACGGCGTGGAGGTGATCGATCTCGACCTGCCGGAATGTTACGAGATGATGGCGAAATTCATCGAAGAAAATCCCTTGCTCTGGAACGAGGATATAGGCAAATAGTCTCGGCGCATCCGTTCATTTAATTTCTTCGCTCCAGCTCAATCAGTTCATCATCAGTCAGATCCAGTCATGGGAAACAAACTCTACGTCGCCAACCTCGCGTTTCATCTTACGGAAAACGAGATTCAGGATATTTTTTCACCGTTCGGCACGGTGCAGGAGGTCAAGCTCATCCTCGATAAAATGACGGGCAAATCGCGCGGTTTCGCCTTTGTCACCATGGCCAGCGACGGCGAGGCGGAACGAGCCACGGCGCAAATGAACGGCCACCGCATCGAAGGCCGCGCGCTCGCCATCACGGAGGCGCGTCCGCGCGAAGATCGTCCTCAAGGGCTGGGCAGTGCGCGTCCGCCAGGACACGGCGGTCCCTTTCGTCCGAATGCAGCTCCCGCATCCGGCAGCAGTGGCTTTGGAGCCAATCGGCCTCCGTTTTCTGGTGGTGGCAGCCGCTCCGCTGGCGGCCGCGATTCCGGTGGCCGGGGTGAGCCGCCTCGTCGCGAAAAAGAAAAACCGCGCGGACCGCGTCCGATGCGGGATTACGACGAAGATTAAGATCCAACTCCGCTCTGTTTTTCAGAGGGGAATGGAACTCGTCCGCGCAACTTTCTGCTGCCTGCGCTTGCCAGCTTTTCCCGTCCTGCCCTAGAGTCTCCCCGTGAGCAGCTACCAGGTCTTCGCCCGTAAATACCGCCCGAAAACGTTCGACGACGTCATCGGCCAGGAGCACATCACGCAGACGCTGAAAAACGCCATCGAGCAAAACCGGCTCGCCCACGCCTACCTCTTCGTCGGCCCGCGCGGCACGGGCAAAACCTCCACCGCACGCATTCTCGCCATGGCGCTGAATTGCGAGACTGGCCACGGCAAACCGACCACCACACCCTGCGGCGTGTGCGATTCCTGTCGAGAAATCGCCCAGGGAAACAGCCTCGACGTTCTGGAATTTGACGCCGCGTCGAACACGCAGGTCGATAAAATCCGCGAGATCATCATCGACAACGTGAAGTTTGCCCCGACCAAGGGCACTTACAAACTCTACCTCGTCGATGAGGTGCACATGCTTTCCAATTCGAGTTTCAACGCACTCTTAAAGACGTTGGAAGAGCCGCCCAGCCACGTGAAATTTCTCTTCGCCACGACGGACCCGCAGAAGGTGCCGGTGACGATTCTCAGCCGCTGCCAGCGATTCGACTTGAAGCGGATTCCCGACACGCTGATCGCGAACCACCTGCAATACATTGCGGGCGAGGAAAGGATCACGCTCTCCGACGCGGCCTCCGCCGCCATCGCGCGTGGAGCCGACGGCGGGTTGCGCGACGCCGAGTCGATGCTCGATCAACTCGTGGCCTTTTGCGGCGAGGCCATCGAGGAGGAGGATGTTCTAAAGATCTTCGGCTTCACCTCGCAGGAAACGATCAACGCCCTCACCGAACACATTCTCCGTATCGAAACGCCGCAGGCCTTATCGCTGGTCCACGCACAGGCCGAGTCGGGCAAGGACCTCATGAAAGTCCTCACCGACCTGCTCGGTCACCTGCGAAACCTGCTCATTTTCCAAGTCGATCCGAGTTCATTGGACCGGGAAATTTCCAGCGAACTTCGATCCGTATTGCAAGAGCAGGCGGGGTTTGTTTCCGGCCCGAAACTGCTCGACCTCATCCAGCAACTTTCCGCCGCCGAAGGTCGCATGAAGTGGGCTGCGAACAAAAAACTGCAACTCGAGATCGCCCTGATTCGCGCCACGCAGAGCCTGCAAGTGTCCTCGCTCGACGATGTGCTGGCGGCGCTGACTTCGCTGCGCGACGGCTCGCCCATGGCGACTTCCATTCCTCTCACGCCGCCGCCGCCGCGCGCGTTCACTCCTGCCCCGGCACCCTCTCCAGCGCCCGTCATTTCACCGAAACGAGTGGAACCCAAACCGGAGCCGAAGATTGAGCCCAAACCCGAGCCAGTCCCCGCTGCGGCAGCGCCGGTTGAGGCTCCGATGGAAGTCACGCAGCCGGACGCAGTGGAAGTTTCCAGGACGGAAACGATTGCGGAGTTGTGGCCGAAGATTCTTCGCGAAGTCAGCTCGAAGCGGCGGTTGATTTTGAGTTTTCTCGAACTCGCCTCACCGGAGCTGGGCGCAGACGACACGCTGAGCCTCGCCTTTCCCACGGACCAGAAATTTGCCGTGGAAAATCTGCAACGTCCGAACAATCGCGCCTTTCTTGAGGACCTCGTTACCCATCTCCGCGGCAAAACCACCAGCCTGCAAATCGCCCTGCGCGAGGGCGCAACGGCTCCGACGGTGAGCTACGCGATTCCCGAGGAGCCCGTCGTCGATCCGATGGAGGCGTTCAAAAATGATCCGCTGATCAAAAAAGCGCTCGAACTTTTCAAGGCGGAAATTACTTCCGTCATCCCACCGCAAGTCAACTCCAACTAACCAATCCCTATGAATATCCAGAAAATGATGAAGCAAGCGCAGAAGATGCAGGAAGAGCTCGCGCGCACTCAGGAAGAACTCGCCCAACGCACCGTCGAAGCCAGCGTCGGCAGTGGCAAAGTCACGGTCGTGGCCACCGGCGGCGGCGACATTATTTCACTGAAGATCGCCAAGGAAATCGTTGATCCCGAGGATGTGGAATTTCTCGAGGACCTCATCCTCAGCGGCATCCAGCAAGCCATCGAAAAAGGGCGTGCGATGCAGCAGGCCGAGATGGGCAAAGTCACCGGCGGCATGGGTTTGCCACCCGGGCTGGGGTTTTAAGCTAACCAGCGTTTGCGCCGGTGCGAATGTTCGCGGCGGCGCGCTGGGCGCGGAACCATTCGCTGAAGCTCATCGCGCGGCGGCTGGAGAAATATTGGTCGAGCATGCTTTCGCGCTCGGTTTTCCATTTTTCCTCGTCGAGCGGTTCCATTTTTTCGAGGTAGGCGATCGCGCCGCCGTCCATTGTGGGTATGAGGTCGCTGACGGCACCCTCGCCTAGGGTGGCGGCTCGCATTTGAATCATGCGGTCGGCGTTGAACTCGCGGTTTTGCTGGAGTTCGGCGGGTGAAAAGGCGGGGACAGATTCGACTTCAAGTCCACTCGCGGCGGCGGCTTGGGCGAAGGTCTGGCCCGATTTCAATGCGACTCGAATGGCTTTTTGGAGTTCGGCGGCCTTCTGAGTCATGGCGGCGGCGACGCGTTCCTCCCGGATCGTACTGGTGATTTTGGCGGTGGCCTCCTCCAAGGTTTGCGGGACGGCGGGTTCGATTTTGGCGAGATGGAAAATGTAGAAACCGTCCTCGGTCTGGAGCACGTCGCTGTCGGGCGTGTCGGTGGTCAGCGAGAAAATCGTGGGCGCGACCTGGGTCACACTGGCGATTTCAGGCGGCGGCGTTGAGGCGGGAAAAGTGGCGGTTTCCTTCACCGGCGCGTTGAGTTCCTTGGCGATGGCGTCGAAGTTCGCACCCGCCTTGAGGAGGCGCTGGGAGAAGGCGTCGGCCTGGTTCGAGATCGGCTGGAGGGCGGAGACGCGGTCCTTGCCTTTGAGTTTTTTGTCGGCGTCGGAAAGCTGGAAAACGACGTATTTCACGGCGCGTTTTTCGTCGGTCTGGAAGCTGGCTTTGTTTTTCTCGTAGTAGTCTTTGATTTCGGCCGGCGTGACGGTGACGGCGGATTCAAACGTCTCGCGCTTGAGTTTGGCGACCTGGAGGTGGCGCTTGCGAAAGGCGTTGCCGTAGGCGTCGCGGACTTCGCTTTCAGACGTGACGGTGGCGGAGCCGACGATTTCGCGGAGTTTGGCGAGGCGCAGTTCATCGCGGATCAGGTCGTTGAGCTGCTCCTCGCTGAAGCCGCGCGGGGTGAGGGCGTTGGCGACGAAGCCCTGATATTTCTCAAAGTCGAATTGGCCGTTGGTCTGAAACGGTGGGAGTTGCTGGATTTTTTGCGCCACGGCCTCGGTGGTCGGCTCGACCTGCAAAACCTCGGCTTTTTTCCGCAGGACGAGTGTGCTCCAGACGTAATCCTCGGCCTGGTCGCGGCTGCCGCCGGTGACGAGCACCTGGAGCAAATCGTACAAGCCGAGGCCGCGGGCGATCTCGAATTGTTTCTCGGAACGGGCAAACTCACTGCCGCTGACGGTTCTGCCGTAGATGCTGCCCATCGCGCTGCGGCCCAGCTTGTCGAGGTCAGTTTTGTTATAGAGAAAAACGAAGGCGACGATGACAATGACGGAAATAAGGATCATCAGCCAGCGCTGATTTTTCCGCATGAGGTTGATCATAAAAGGATTGGGAATTGGGGATTGATTTTGGGGACTTCGCTTCCTAGATTGGGC
Proteins encoded:
- a CDS encoding DUF309 domain-containing protein, with the translated sequence MKKRDRISEFVKELAAPSESGDALFDPRYLGYFTCFNRGEYYEAHDVLEDLWLQTNGADYAFYKGLIQIAGAFVHLRKQYERPLHHKDGTRMRPATRLFDLGMANIGPFQPLHHQLDVAALIRFCAKTRDHIRESDFQSNPWNPGFLPQLRLEPT
- a CDS encoding DUF4410 domain-containing protein, coding for MKRSFLPALLSLATLSLIGCANVEVTKTYVASGAHHPSSIYIRPFNVAGATFVGDHGPLGERPIRQALAPAELGIALKEQLSKIAPTMVIDNNDIPEEGWIVDGNIDVVDGGNQALRFFFGRLGAGRTTAIVHVRVTRAGEEGGESDGKGGAPEGVLYAFDVKSSSKAAGPTGSVYNSGMGSSEMFDYRNIAEEVGKVLTPDPYKYGVRDGGADR
- a CDS encoding nucleoside deaminase codes for the protein MDEFMRAAIDDAKKGLAEGGIPIGSAIARDGQLLATGHNKRVQDGDPITHAEIDCLRNAGRIGHYRGTTLYSTLMPCYLCSGAVVQFGIKKVIVGESRTFPGGPEFMRAHGVEVIDLDLPECYEMMAKFIEENPLLWNEDIGK
- a CDS encoding RNA-binding protein codes for the protein MGNKLYVANLAFHLTENEIQDIFSPFGTVQEVKLILDKMTGKSRGFAFVTMASDGEAERATAQMNGHRIEGRALAITEARPREDRPQGLGSARPPGHGGPFRPNAAPASGSSGFGANRPPFSGGGSRSAGGRDSGGRGEPPRREKEKPRGPRPMRDYDED
- the dnaX gene encoding DNA polymerase III subunit gamma/tau, which gives rise to MSSYQVFARKYRPKTFDDVIGQEHITQTLKNAIEQNRLAHAYLFVGPRGTGKTSTARILAMALNCETGHGKPTTTPCGVCDSCREIAQGNSLDVLEFDAASNTQVDKIREIIIDNVKFAPTKGTYKLYLVDEVHMLSNSSFNALLKTLEEPPSHVKFLFATTDPQKVPVTILSRCQRFDLKRIPDTLIANHLQYIAGEERITLSDAASAAIARGADGGLRDAESMLDQLVAFCGEAIEEEDVLKIFGFTSQETINALTEHILRIETPQALSLVHAQAESGKDLMKVLTDLLGHLRNLLIFQVDPSSLDREISSELRSVLQEQAGFVSGPKLLDLIQQLSAAEGRMKWAANKKLQLEIALIRATQSLQVSSLDDVLAALTSLRDGSPMATSIPLTPPPPRAFTPAPAPSPAPVISPKRVEPKPEPKIEPKPEPVPAAAAPVEAPMEVTQPDAVEVSRTETIAELWPKILREVSSKRRLILSFLELASPELGADDTLSLAFPTDQKFAVENLQRPNNRAFLEDLVTHLRGKTTSLQIALREGATAPTVSYAIPEEPVVDPMEAFKNDPLIKKALELFKAEITSVIPPQVNSN
- a CDS encoding YbaB/EbfC family nucleoid-associated protein, with the protein product MNIQKMMKQAQKMQEELARTQEELAQRTVEASVGSGKVTVVATGGGDIISLKIAKEIVDPEDVEFLEDLILSGIQQAIEKGRAMQQAEMGKVTGGMGLPPGLGF
- a CDS encoding peptidyl-prolyl cis-trans isomerase; protein product: MINLMRKNQRWLMILISVIVIVAFVFLYNKTDLDKLGRSAMGSIYGRTVSGSEFARSEKQFEIARGLGLYDLLQVLVTGGSRDQAEDYVWSTLVLRKKAEVLQVEPTTEAVAQKIQQLPPFQTNGQFDFEKYQGFVANALTPRGFSEEQLNDLIRDELRLAKLREIVGSATVTSESEVRDAYGNAFRKRHLQVAKLKRETFESAVTVTPAEIKDYYEKNKASFQTDEKRAVKYVVFQLSDADKKLKGKDRVSALQPISNQADAFSQRLLKAGANFDAIAKELNAPVKETATFPASTPPPEIASVTQVAPTIFSLTTDTPDSDVLQTEDGFYIFHLAKIEPAVPQTLEEATAKITSTIREERVAAAMTQKAAELQKAIRVALKSGQTFAQAAAASGLEVESVPAFSPAELQQNREFNADRMIQMRAATLGEGAVSDLIPTMDGGAIAYLEKMEPLDEEKWKTERESMLDQYFSSRRAMSFSEWFRAQRAAANIRTGANAG